A window of the Parabacteroides merdae ATCC 43184 genome harbors these coding sequences:
- a CDS encoding ABC transporter permease yields the protein MIKHILKIIWHQRRNNGWIFVELLLVFAVLCIMMDSLLVNLYTYYKPLGFDITNVYKVNIGKMSPEIPGYVPDSLLTTTDGEDLVRLVDNIRRAPQVDEICLAMNSCPYTWSNSWSQLVRADADTSVKANYYQMFNVTVSYFDVLRISDREGRPIRPIVEESTGDIVISGDMETDFFQGRSGKGKQVKWGSKSTTSETVAAVTSPIRQNEYVKSKPCFYYLMRTDEDIAKSASDAKPQNMDCLVRMRNGFRMEDMDSFLEKMGERLSVNNLYVSSVIPLEEQRPVILKSSIDNLKKKIALVGFMLVNVFFGIVGTFWLRTQYRRGEMGLRSALGASRGTLKCFLNVEGLFLLIFTIPVVLVFIFNMLYFDLPDTDRLAYTWWRFLVTFGSSCLLLAGMIWLGIWFPARRIAKMNPAEALHYE from the coding sequence ATGATCAAGCACATATTGAAAATAATCTGGCATCAACGGCGGAATAACGGTTGGATATTTGTGGAACTATTATTGGTTTTTGCCGTGTTATGTATTATGATGGATTCTTTGTTAGTGAATCTGTATACCTATTACAAGCCGTTGGGCTTCGATATAACGAATGTTTATAAGGTGAATATCGGCAAGATGAGCCCTGAAATACCGGGATATGTCCCGGATTCGTTGCTTACGACTACCGATGGAGAAGATCTGGTCCGTTTGGTTGACAACATCCGTCGGGCTCCGCAGGTGGATGAAATATGTTTGGCGATGAATTCTTGTCCGTATACCTGGTCGAACAGTTGGTCCCAGTTGGTACGGGCGGATGCTGATACAAGCGTAAAGGCCAATTATTACCAGATGTTTAATGTGACTGTTTCTTATTTCGATGTCTTGCGGATTAGTGACAGGGAGGGCCGTCCGATACGTCCGATCGTGGAGGAAAGTACAGGCGATATTGTCATATCGGGGGATATGGAGACTGATTTCTTCCAAGGGCGGTCCGGCAAAGGTAAGCAGGTGAAATGGGGTTCCAAGAGTACGACTTCCGAAACGGTTGCTGCCGTTACCTCTCCCATCCGTCAGAACGAATATGTGAAAAGCAAACCTTGCTTCTATTATTTGATGAGGACCGACGAAGATATTGCCAAATCAGCTTCCGATGCAAAGCCTCAAAATATGGACTGTCTGGTCCGCATGAGAAACGGGTTTCGTATGGAAGATATGGATAGTTTCCTGGAGAAAATGGGTGAACGGCTGTCAGTGAATAACCTGTATGTATCGAGTGTCATCCCGTTGGAGGAACAACGTCCGGTTATACTGAAAAGCAGTATAGACAATCTGAAGAAGAAAATAGCTCTTGTCGGTTTTATGCTGGTGAATGTCTTTTTCGGTATTGTCGGCACATTTTGGCTCCGTACGCAGTATCGCCGCGGTGAAATGGGACTTCGTTCGGCTCTTGGTGCTTCCCGTGGCACATTGAAATGTTTTTTGAACGTGGAAGGTCTTTTCTTGCTGATCTTTACGATTCCGGTGGTTTTGGTGTTTATATTCAATATGCTCTATTTCGATTTGCCGGACACAGACCGATTGGCTTACACCTGGTGGCGTTTTCTTGTCACTTTCGGAAGCAGTTGTCTGTTGCTGGCCGGTATGATCTGGCTCGGTATCTGGTTCCCGGCACGCAGGATTGCAAAGATGAATCCGGCGGAGGCTTTGCATTATGAATGA
- a CDS encoding ABC transporter permease translates to MIRHILKIMWNQRRSNGWIFAELAVVAAVLWMMIDTFWVDYRTYHAPLGFDIGNVWRFKLSDLDAKAPGYVPDSLYHSSDPEDLTRLMTQIRQNPEVEDVCVTFYSCPYSNGNSWREVKPVDGDTIYAAHMESFQMRNVTPEYFRLFRIRTVDGEPVYDKVAGRHNVIVITPEMAEGFYHGAPNIVGRRVYHGGHDLSSEIAAVSTSIRTNEYERPEASYFQCLEGETYNSTVSSFGASSAEFCVRMKRPYTQNEMNLFLDGMGERLKVNNLYVYGITPISSFREQQLSQKEREANNKISLMVFMLVNVFFGIIGTFWLRMQNRKGEIGLRMALGAHRITLERYMYTEGLCLLAFTLPLLIIFAFNMVYMDQLDSYRQPLTFMRFLMTFGFTYLLMGVMICIGVWFPVRKAVRLAPAEALRYE, encoded by the coding sequence ATGATCAGACATATTTTAAAGATAATGTGGAACCAGCGCCGCAGCAACGGCTGGATATTTGCAGAGTTGGCGGTGGTGGCTGCAGTGCTCTGGATGATGATAGATACGTTCTGGGTGGATTACCGGACATATCATGCTCCTTTAGGCTTCGATATCGGAAACGTATGGCGTTTTAAGTTAAGCGATTTGGATGCAAAGGCGCCGGGCTACGTGCCTGATTCTCTCTATCATTCGTCCGATCCGGAAGATTTGACGCGGTTGATGACTCAGATCCGTCAGAACCCGGAAGTGGAGGATGTTTGTGTCACTTTCTATTCTTGTCCCTATTCGAACGGCAATTCCTGGAGGGAAGTCAAGCCGGTGGATGGCGACACGATCTATGCGGCCCATATGGAGTCGTTCCAAATGCGCAATGTCACACCGGAATATTTCCGCCTTTTCCGTATCCGGACGGTCGACGGAGAACCGGTCTACGACAAGGTTGCCGGACGGCATAACGTGATTGTGATCACACCGGAAATGGCGGAAGGTTTCTATCACGGTGCCCCGAATATTGTCGGTCGTCGCGTGTATCATGGCGGTCATGATCTGTCATCCGAGATCGCTGCGGTTTCCACTTCCATCCGCACGAACGAATACGAACGTCCGGAAGCCTCTTATTTCCAGTGCTTGGAAGGTGAAACTTACAATTCAACTGTCAGTAGCTTCGGTGCCAGCAGCGCAGAGTTCTGTGTTCGGATGAAACGTCCTTATACGCAGAACGAGATGAACCTGTTCCTGGACGGAATGGGAGAGAGGCTGAAGGTCAACAATCTTTATGTCTACGGCATTACCCCGATCTCCTCTTTCCGTGAACAGCAATTGAGTCAGAAAGAACGGGAGGCGAATAACAAAATCTCCTTGATGGTCTTTATGTTGGTAAATGTCTTCTTTGGCATCATCGGCACTTTCTGGCTTCGTATGCAGAACCGCAAAGGAGAGATCGGGCTCCGGATGGCTTTGGGGGCTCACCGTATCACGTTGGAACGCTATATGTATACCGAGGGACTTTGTTTGCTTGCCTTTACATTGCCCTTGTTGATCATCTTTGCCTTTAATATGGTTTATATGGACCAGCTCGATTCTTACCGCCAACCGCTTACATTTATGCGTTTTCTCATGACTTTCGGTTTTACCTATCTTCTGATGGGTGTCATGATCTGTATAGGTGTTTGGTTCCCAGTGCGCAAGGCGGTACGATTGGCTCCGGCGGAGGCGTTACGTTACGAGTGA
- a CDS encoding efflux RND transporter periplasmic adaptor subunit, whose protein sequence is MDREISKEVQRKEQRKQFIRIGTAVGGFIVLIVVVISMLQTSLKRKDLNISTVDKGVIEVSVSASGKVIPAFEEIINSPINSRIVEVYKRGGDSVDVGTPILKLDLQSAETEYNKQLDEEQMKSLQLEQQRVTNHNKLSEMEMNLKVSRMELDRKAVELRNERYLDSLGAGTTDKVRQVELDYNVSILKLKEDEQKYKNEQALAEADLKVKELELNIFRKSLAETRRTLEDAQIRSPRKAILTYVNNEIGSQIGQGAKVAIVSDLSHFKIEGEIADTYGDRIAAGSKAVIKIGSEKLDGTVSDVTPLSKNGVISFTVQLEEDNHKRLRSGLKTDVYVMNAVKDDVLRIANSSYYVGKGEYELFVVNGNQLLKRKVQLGDSNFEYVEVVSGLQEGDQVIVSDMNAYKDKNKLKIED, encoded by the coding sequence ATGGACAGAGAGATTTCAAAAGAAGTACAGAGAAAGGAGCAACGTAAACAGTTTATCAGGATAGGGACAGCTGTCGGCGGTTTTATCGTCCTGATCGTAGTCGTGATCTCCATGCTTCAGACCAGCCTTAAACGGAAAGACCTCAATATTTCGACAGTCGATAAGGGAGTGATAGAAGTTTCGGTCAGTGCGTCTGGCAAAGTGATCCCCGCGTTTGAGGAAATCATCAATTCACCGATCAACTCTCGTATTGTGGAGGTGTATAAGCGAGGCGGGGATTCGGTCGATGTCGGCACGCCTATCCTGAAACTGGATTTGCAGAGCGCCGAGACGGAGTATAACAAGCAGTTGGACGAGGAACAGATGAAGAGCCTGCAACTGGAACAGCAACGCGTGACGAACCACAACAAACTTTCGGAAATGGAAATGAACCTGAAAGTCTCCCGCATGGAGCTGGATCGTAAAGCGGTCGAACTCCGTAACGAACGCTATTTAGACAGCTTGGGAGCCGGTACGACCGATAAAGTCCGCCAGGTGGAACTTGATTATAATGTGAGTATCCTCAAACTGAAGGAAGACGAGCAGAAATATAAGAACGAACAGGCGCTGGCCGAAGCGGATCTGAAAGTAAAAGAGCTGGAACTGAATATCTTCCGTAAAAGCCTTGCCGAAACTCGGCGTACGTTGGAAGATGCCCAAATCCGTTCACCTCGTAAGGCGATCCTGACCTATGTGAACAACGAGATCGGCTCGCAGATAGGCCAGGGAGCGAAGGTGGCAATCGTTTCCGACTTGTCTCATTTCAAGATCGAAGGTGAGATTGCCGATACCTACGGAGACCGTATTGCTGCCGGCAGTAAGGCGGTTATCAAGATCGGCAGTGAAAAACTGGACGGGACGGTCAGCGATGTTACTCCTTTGTCGAAGAACGGCGTGATCTCTTTCACGGTCCAATTGGAGGAAGACAATCATAAGCGTCTTCGTTCCGGTTTGAAGACCGATGTCTATGTGATGAATGCTGTGAAAGACGATGTGCTCCGCATTGCCAACTCTTCTTATTATGTGGGAAAAGGAGAATACGAACTCTTTGTCGTAAACGGAAACCAGTTGTTGAAACGCAAAGTGCAGTTGGGAGACAGTAATTTCGAATATGTAGAAGTGGTTAGTGGCCTGCAGGAAGGTGACCAGGTCATTGTCTCGGACATGAACGCTTATAAAGACAAGAACAAATTGAAAATAGAAGATTAA
- a CDS encoding ABC transporter permease, translated as MIKQYIKQSIQMLKENRLVSVISIAGTAISIAMIMVVVLVFQIQFANFYPENNRDRMMYVDSGTEVKTSNGWNRGNMSPEAVKECFYSLEIPEAVSGYAMQLKPLSIPGKRMYKGYQIKYTDTGFWKVFSFRFLTGKPFTQADFDSGITQAVVSESVARKLYGTTDVVGKTVIIDLTTYTVCGVVKDVSRAADTAFGDVWVPYTTDRILMTNTSSENMAGWFSICLLAKDSRDFEAIRHELLKQIERYNGMKQDAKINFFENPITRFDIAIGSIGQRKVDVKDYLLETGSLLLFLLLVPALNLLGVTQSAVQKRRAEMGVRKAFGATYGVLVRQILYENSVITLIGGLVGLLLSLLLLPVCKDFLLQSRDTALSGDMIFQPAVFLLALFFSLLLNLLSAGIPAMRIARQKIVISLKDGE; from the coding sequence ATGATCAAGCAATATATCAAGCAATCCATTCAGATGCTGAAGGAGAATCGTCTTGTCAGTGTCATTTCCATAGCGGGTACAGCCATCTCCATTGCTATGATTATGGTGGTAGTCCTGGTGTTCCAGATACAGTTCGCCAATTTTTATCCGGAGAACAACCGCGACCGGATGATGTATGTGGATAGTGGGACGGAAGTGAAGACCAGTAATGGATGGAACCGGGGAAACATGTCTCCTGAAGCAGTGAAGGAATGTTTCTATTCATTGGAGATACCGGAAGCGGTTTCTGGTTATGCCATGCAGTTGAAGCCTTTATCCATACCAGGGAAACGGATGTATAAAGGATATCAGATCAAATATACGGACACCGGTTTCTGGAAAGTCTTTTCTTTCCGTTTTCTGACCGGTAAACCATTTACGCAAGCGGATTTTGATTCGGGGATTACACAAGCAGTCGTGTCCGAGAGTGTGGCCCGGAAATTATACGGAACGACAGACGTTGTAGGAAAAACTGTGATAATCGATTTGACAACCTATACGGTTTGCGGTGTGGTGAAAGACGTCAGCCGTGCCGCCGATACGGCTTTCGGTGACGTGTGGGTCCCCTATACGACCGACCGTATCCTGATGACGAATACCAGTTCCGAAAATATGGCCGGCTGGTTTTCTATCTGCCTGTTGGCAAAGGACAGCCGTGATTTCGAAGCGATCCGGCATGAATTGTTGAAGCAGATAGAACGTTATAACGGGATGAAGCAGGATGCGAAGATTAATTTCTTCGAGAATCCTATTACACGTTTTGACATAGCGATCGGTTCGATCGGGCAACGTAAGGTGGATGTGAAAGATTATCTTTTGGAAACCGGTAGCCTTTTGTTGTTTCTGCTGCTTGTGCCTGCTTTGAACCTGTTGGGTGTAACACAGTCTGCCGTGCAAAAACGACGTGCGGAGATGGGAGTGCGTAAAGCATTTGGAGCGACTTACGGCGTGTTGGTTCGCCAGATATTGTACGAGAACAGTGTGATTACGTTGATCGGCGGTCTGGTTGGTCTGCTCCTTTCCCTGTTGCTTTTGCCTGTTTGCAAAGATTTTTTGCTACAAAGCCGTGATACGGCTTTAAGCGGGGATATGATTTTCCAGCCGGCTGTGTTTTTATTGGCTTTGTTTTTCAGCTTACTGCTGAATCTGCTTTCGGCAGGCATACCGGCGATGCGCATTGCCCGTCAGAAAATTGTCATATCCCTGAAAGACGGAGAATAG
- a CDS encoding TolC family protein: MKKIYIAIISLLLSDVGLQAQEQDTVRLTLKEAINLAQMQSVDAAVALNELKTAYWEYRTHVADQLPEINFKGTLPAYSKQYTKYQQSDGSYTFVQNNSLGLNGEISIDQNIALTGGKISLNSSLDFNRQLGKGAFNEYMSVPIGLTLTQPIFGVNDQKWKRRIEPVRYQEAKAAYIESVEGVTINTIGYFFNLLLANENLHIARQNLENADKLYEIAVAKRKIGHISESELMQLKLSALQMKGKLTEAQSGLNANMFQLRAFLGLSEQEVIEPILPESAPSLRMIYEVVLQKAQENNSFAKNIRRRQLEADYEVAAAKGNRRSINLFATIGYTGKDHTFDAAYHRLKGNQVVEVGMTIPILDWGKRRGKVKVAESNRDVTLSKIRQEEISFNQDIFLLVENFNNQAAQLEIAQEADVIAEKRYKTSIETFMIGKINILDLNDAQQSKDEAKQKHIQELYDYWNYYYNIRSVTLYDFINDQTLDAEFEKIVRR; the protein is encoded by the coding sequence ATGAAAAAGATCTATATAGCCATCATTTCTCTCCTGTTATCGGATGTCGGATTGCAGGCACAGGAACAAGATACTGTCAGGCTGACCCTCAAAGAAGCGATTAACTTGGCACAAATGCAATCGGTGGATGCTGCAGTTGCCTTGAACGAGCTGAAAACGGCTTATTGGGAATACCGTACACATGTTGCCGACCAGTTACCGGAGATAAACTTCAAAGGGACGCTTCCAGCTTATAGTAAACAGTATACCAAATACCAGCAGTCCGATGGTTCGTACACTTTTGTCCAAAATAATTCGCTCGGCTTGAACGGAGAGATTTCGATTGATCAGAATATAGCTTTGACAGGTGGTAAGATATCGTTGAACTCTTCTCTCGATTTCAACCGGCAGTTGGGGAAAGGGGCTTTCAACGAATATATGAGCGTGCCTATCGGGTTGACGCTTACGCAACCGATTTTCGGTGTGAACGATCAGAAATGGAAAAGGCGTATCGAGCCTGTACGCTATCAGGAAGCGAAAGCCGCTTATATCGAGAGTGTGGAAGGGGTGACGATCAACACGATCGGTTATTTTTTCAATTTGTTGCTGGCGAATGAGAACTTGCATATTGCCAGGCAGAACCTTGAAAATGCCGATAAATTGTACGAGATAGCTGTTGCCAAGCGTAAGATCGGTCATATCTCCGAGAGTGAACTGATGCAGCTGAAGTTGTCTGCCTTGCAGATGAAAGGGAAGTTGACTGAGGCGCAGTCCGGTCTCAATGCCAATATGTTTCAGCTCCGTGCTTTTTTGGGGTTGAGCGAACAGGAAGTGATCGAGCCGATCCTGCCGGAGTCCGCTCCTTCTCTACGGATGATTTATGAGGTTGTGTTACAGAAAGCACAGGAAAACAATTCGTTCGCCAAGAATATTCGTCGTCGTCAGCTGGAAGCCGATTACGAGGTCGCGGCTGCCAAAGGAAACCGCCGCAGTATCAACCTTTTTGCCACGATCGGTTATACCGGAAAAGACCATACGTTTGATGCTGCCTATCACCGGTTAAAGGGAAACCAGGTGGTGGAAGTCGGCATGACGATCCCGATTCTCGACTGGGGTAAGCGCCGGGGCAAAGTGAAGGTTGCCGAGTCTAACCGCGATGTGACATTGTCCAAGATTCGCCAGGAGGAAATCAGTTTCAATCAGGATATTTTCCTGTTGGTGGAAAACTTTAATAACCAGGCTGCCCAATTGGAGATCGCTCAGGAAGCTGATGTGATTGCCGAGAAGCGCTACAAGACTTCTATCGAGACATTCATGATCGGAAAGATCAATATTCTGGACCTGAACGATGCACAACAATCGAAGGATGAGGCTAAACAGAAGCATATCCAGGAATTGTACGACTATTGGAACTACTATTACAATATACGCAGCGTCACTCTTTATGATTTCATTAATGACCAGACTCTTGATGCGGAATTTGAGAAGATCGTGAGGCGATGA
- a CDS encoding ABC transporter ATP-binding protein, with amino-acid sequence MITLTNLEKIYRTKEIETVALENVNLTVNKGEFLSIMGPSGCGKSTLLNIIGLLDAPTSGTVEIAGINTINMNDKQLAEFRNQKLGFVFQSFHLINSLNVLDNVELPLLYRKVSAKERREAAVAVLEKVGLSHRMRHFPTQLSGGQCQRVAIARAIVGNPDIILADEPTGNLDSKMGAEVMELLHKLNKEDGRTIVMVTHNEEQARQTSRTVRFFDGRQVM; translated from the coding sequence ATGATAACACTTACAAATCTTGAGAAGATCTACCGGACGAAAGAAATCGAGACGGTTGCCCTGGAGAACGTGAACCTGACGGTCAATAAGGGAGAATTCCTGAGTATCATGGGGCCTTCCGGTTGTGGTAAATCTACGTTGCTGAACATCATCGGGCTACTGGACGCTCCGACTTCCGGCACGGTCGAGATTGCCGGAATCAATACGATCAATATGAATGACAAGCAACTGGCTGAGTTCCGTAACCAGAAGTTAGGTTTCGTCTTCCAGTCTTTCCATCTGATCAATTCGCTGAACGTACTCGATAATGTCGAACTGCCCCTTCTTTACCGTAAGGTCAGCGCCAAGGAACGCCGTGAAGCCGCCGTCGCCGTGCTCGAAAAGGTCGGTCTCTCGCACCGCATGCGCCACTTCCCGACGCAGCTCTCCGGCGGCCAGTGCCAGCGTGTCGCCATCGCCCGTGCCATCGTCGGCAATCCCGACATCATCCTTGCCGACGAACCGACCGGTAACCTGGACTCCAAGATGGGAGCTGAAGTCATGGAACTGCTCCACAAATTGAACAAGGAAGACGGACGCACCATCGTCATGGTCACCCATAACGAAGAGCAGGCGCGCCAGACCTCACGCACCGTGCGCTTCTTCGATGGGCGGCAGGTGATGTAA
- a CDS encoding phosphatase PAP2 family protein, whose protein sequence is MKRILTLIFILFVCLSGKAQEVEISGSRKAVRTSGDVLAFVTPVASLTTVLVLQDWKGLKQGALAGVSTIGMTYALKYLIKKERPDGSDKHSFPSMHTSVSFTGAAFIQRRYGWKWGIPAYAIASYVGWSRTYAKKHDWWDVVAGAALGAGSAYIFTRPFATKHNLSISPVASDKHFGIYASMTF, encoded by the coding sequence ATGAAACGAATTCTTACCCTGATTTTCATATTATTCGTTTGTTTATCGGGAAAGGCGCAGGAGGTTGAGATAAGCGGAAGCCGCAAGGCTGTCCGTACGTCAGGTGACGTGTTGGCGTTTGTAACGCCTGTAGCGAGTTTGACCACCGTATTGGTGTTGCAGGATTGGAAAGGATTGAAGCAAGGCGCTTTGGCAGGAGTTTCTACTATAGGTATGACATACGCCCTGAAATATCTGATCAAGAAAGAGCGACCGGACGGTAGCGACAAACATTCGTTTCCTTCCATGCACACCTCAGTTTCATTTACGGGAGCTGCATTCATCCAACGGCGCTATGGCTGGAAATGGGGAATTCCGGCCTATGCGATTGCCTCGTATGTCGGATGGAGCCGGACGTATGCCAAAAAGCACGACTGGTGGGACGTTGTGGCGGGAGCCGCTCTCGGAGCCGGAAGCGCTTACATTTTTACCCGTCCGTTTGCCACGAAGCATAACCTGTCTATCAGCCCTGTTGCGAGTGATAAACACTTCGGCATATATGCTTCCATGACATTTTAG
- a CDS encoding ABC transporter permease, whose translation MFRQYFKQAIQILKENRLTSVISILGTALSIAMILVVILQFQIKLVGFRPESNRDRMLYIMGIRADSRDSETRNSTAMSDGVVKECLYPLQTPEAVTAIASGKVIVSLSDRQLFEEYVIKYTDPGFWKVFDFRFISGKPFTEADFISGLPRVVITNTLARKLFGSEDPIGKEVLMGYVPYAVTGVVEAPTRAANSAYADVWVPYTSNTNYVNGRSCGGVCGSFQGVILAYSASDFEAIRAEIKQAVSRYNAAGREFVLGMNFVFSRLDVALGSNDMDGGIRRGWKEYLTQTAPLLLFLLLVPTLNLTGVVQSSVQKRRSEVGLRKAFGATKGRLLMQVLCENLIITLIGGLIGIVLSVILLQLGKSFLLTKDTVVTFEMLFKPVLFAAALFFTLLLNLLSAGLPAIRISREQIVEALNNK comes from the coding sequence ATGTTCAGACAGTATTTTAAACAAGCTATCCAGATATTGAAGGAGAATCGCCTTACCAGTGTGATCTCGATTCTTGGAACGGCACTTTCGATTGCGATGATACTGGTGGTGATTCTCCAGTTCCAAATCAAGCTGGTCGGTTTTCGACCGGAGTCGAACCGGGACAGGATGCTTTATATCATGGGGATACGGGCAGATTCACGGGATAGTGAAACCCGGAATTCGACCGCCATGTCCGATGGTGTCGTGAAGGAATGTCTTTATCCGCTTCAAACCCCCGAAGCGGTGACGGCGATAGCGAGTGGCAAGGTGATCGTCTCGCTGTCGGACCGCCAGCTGTTCGAGGAGTATGTGATAAAGTATACCGATCCCGGTTTCTGGAAGGTCTTTGATTTCCGCTTCATTTCCGGCAAACCGTTTACGGAGGCGGATTTCATTTCCGGCTTGCCTCGTGTGGTCATTACGAATACGTTGGCCCGCAAGCTTTTCGGATCGGAAGACCCGATCGGAAAAGAGGTGTTGATGGGCTATGTGCCGTATGCCGTTACGGGAGTGGTGGAAGCTCCGACGCGGGCAGCCAACAGTGCTTATGCGGATGTTTGGGTTCCCTATACCAGCAATACGAATTATGTGAACGGTAGGTCGTGCGGTGGTGTCTGCGGTAGTTTCCAAGGGGTTATCCTAGCTTATTCGGCAAGTGATTTCGAGGCGATCCGTGCGGAAATCAAACAAGCGGTCAGCCGTTATAATGCTGCCGGCCGTGAGTTTGTCTTAGGAATGAACTTCGTGTTTTCCCGCTTGGACGTAGCGTTGGGATCGAATGATATGGACGGAGGTATCCGGAGGGGATGGAAAGAATATCTGACGCAAACGGCTCCTTTGTTGTTGTTCCTGTTGTTGGTGCCGACATTGAACCTGACAGGTGTCGTCCAATCGTCCGTTCAAAAACGCCGCTCCGAGGTGGGGCTTCGTAAAGCGTTCGGGGCAACGAAAGGACGTCTGTTGATGCAGGTCTTATGCGAGAATCTGATTATCACTCTGATCGGGGGCTTGATCGGAATCGTCCTGTCTGTTATCTTGCTCCAACTCGGCAAGTCGTTCCTTTTGACAAAGGATACAGTGGTTACTTTCGAGATGCTTTTCAAGCCTGTCCTGTTTGCCGCCGCCCTTTTCTTCACTCTACTGTTGAATCTGCTGAGTGCCGGCCTTCCGGCAATCCGGATCTCCCGTGAACAAATTGTGGAAGCATTGAACAATAAATAA
- a CDS encoding diacylglycerol kinase family protein, which produces MKNSGFTFRKRLASFRYAFNGIRLLIQKEHNAWIHCFAAICVVIAGFFFGLSQTEWIAVVIVIGAVLSAEAINSSIESLADLVSPEYNEIIKKTKDLAAGAVLIMAIAAAIVGSIIFFPKLGF; this is translated from the coding sequence ATGAAAAACAGCGGCTTCACTTTCCGTAAACGACTAGCCAGTTTCCGGTATGCTTTTAACGGCATCCGTTTATTGATACAAAAAGAGCACAATGCGTGGATACATTGTTTTGCGGCTATTTGTGTGGTTATTGCCGGCTTTTTCTTCGGTTTATCCCAGACAGAATGGATAGCGGTCGTGATCGTAATCGGAGCCGTATTATCGGCAGAAGCAATCAATTCATCCATCGAATCATTGGCAGATTTAGTCTCACCCGAATACAACGAAATAATAAAAAAAACGAAAGACCTCGCGGCAGGAGCCGTCTTAATTATGGCAATAGCAGCCGCCATAGTCGGATCGATTATTTTTTTCCCTAAACTGGGATTCTGA
- a CDS encoding DNA-binding domain-containing protein yields MDKELPESALGIKPPKSYIRVSKSNLPGYKGYKASVIFRSTIGIETIAERIVKKRNVYGKETLVTAFNIIKNEIYEAIEEGFNVDFGFGRTEITASGSFESLGEKFNRKKHTLTPCLRPSPQLKQRTARIPVENITQETFANAPRPAYVSLKIEPRTADSTEPYNQLPAGRHPFISIYGSRLTLMGGLPGVGVRLRCVATDEEYFYPSSKMSVNSVNRLCFPTDIDFTPGEWEAIIGSQYTPTYHLYKKERYGYLTFTVV; encoded by the coding sequence ATGGATAAAGAATTACCTGAATCAGCATTAGGCATCAAGCCTCCCAAGTCGTATATCCGCGTCAGCAAAAGTAATCTGCCTGGCTACAAAGGCTATAAAGCCAGTGTCATCTTCCGCAGTACGATCGGCATTGAAACGATCGCCGAACGTATTGTTAAGAAAAGAAACGTATACGGTAAAGAAACCCTTGTCACGGCTTTCAATATAATCAAAAACGAAATCTATGAGGCCATCGAAGAAGGCTTTAACGTCGACTTCGGTTTCGGCCGTACGGAGATCACTGCAAGCGGTAGCTTCGAAAGCCTGGGCGAGAAGTTCAACCGCAAGAAACATACCCTCACGCCTTGTCTCCGTCCTTCGCCTCAACTGAAGCAGCGCACGGCACGCATCCCGGTCGAAAACATCACACAGGAAACGTTCGCCAATGCTCCGCGTCCGGCCTATGTCAGCCTCAAGATCGAACCTCGCACTGCTGACAGCACCGAACCTTACAACCAGCTTCCTGCCGGACGCCATCCGTTCATCTCGATCTACGGCAGCCGCCTGACGCTGATGGGCGGCCTGCCCGGCGTCGGCGTCAGGCTCCGGTGCGTCGCTACCGATGAAGAATATTTCTATCCCTCCAGCAAGATGTCCGTCAACTCGGTGAACCGCCTTTGCTTCCCCACCGACATCGACTTTACGCCCGGTGAATGGGAAGCGATCATTGGTAGCCAGTACACTCCTACTTATCATTTATATAAGAAGGAACGTTACGGCTATCTCACCTTTACCGTTGTGTGA